One genomic window of Paenibacillus xylanilyticus includes the following:
- a CDS encoding iron chaperone has translation MDNPDQRARAEEVLNWVATTFPNLKAKIAWNQPMFTDHETFIIGFSVAKQHMAIAPEKAGILQFSDEIVEAGYDHTKELIRIKWSQPVDFSLLERIIAFNIADKADCSTFWRK, from the coding sequence ATGGATAACCCTGACCAGCGTGCTCGAGCCGAAGAAGTACTGAATTGGGTGGCTACAACATTTCCTAACCTAAAGGCCAAGATTGCATGGAATCAGCCAATGTTTACGGATCATGAGACCTTCATTATCGGATTCAGCGTTGCCAAACAGCATATGGCGATTGCTCCCGAGAAGGCAGGCATTCTTCAGTTTTCAGATGAGATTGTGGAGGCTGGCTATGATCACACGAAGGAATTGATTCGAATCAAATGGAGTCAACCCGTGGATTTCTCTCTGCTGGAGAGGATTATTGCTTTCAATATTGCAGACAAGGCAGACTGCTCGACTTTTTGGCGAAAGTAA